ACGTGCCACTTCATTCTTCACATAAATATCGGCAAGCTTATGCTTGATCGCCTGGTTACCACCAATCGGGCGGCCAAAGGCGTGGCGTTCTTTGGCATAGTCCGTCGCCATTTCCAGACAGCGAGATGCCCCGCCCAGCTGTTCGAACGCCAGCAGCACCGCGGCACGATCCATAATCTGCTCGAGCAAAACCATACCGTTACCCTCATATGGTTTTAAACCATTACCTTCCTGAGGGACCAGCCGCGTGGCGGATGCGTTGTTAAAAGTAATTTCGGCATGGCTGCGCGTCGGCTCAATGGTTTTGAGCGACGTACGCGATACCCCGTCCTGATCAAGAGCGACAACATATAGACCAGCGCCACTGCCTTCTTTGGCCAGCACAACCGCATGGGTCGCGATATCGCCATCGGTCACCGGCACTTTGGTTCCGGAAAGCACACCATCCTTGGCCGTGGTGTGTACATTAGAAGCAGATAGCGCACCTGGGCCTTCGGTTGTTGCCAAACATCCGACAATGCTGCCATCGGCCACTTTCGGCAGCCACTCTGCTTTCTGTTCGTCGGAACCGGCCAGCTTGATCGTCTCCGCAAAGAAATAGGCCGATGATCCAAACGGAACCGGGGCAAGTACTCTGCCCAATTCCTCTGCAATCACGCACAGTTCCAGCATGCCCAGGCCAAGCCCGCCATATTCTTCTGGAATGGCCGCACCCAACCAACCCATTTCGACGATCTTCTGCCAGACCTCATCATTGTGGCTCATGCCGTCATCATCCAGCACTGCGCGTACATGAGCGCTTGTGCATTGGGCTTCCAGAAATTTGCGTGCTTCGTCACGCAGGAATTTCTGATCATCGGAGAAATCAAAGTTCAATCTACCAGCTCCTAATCATCATTTTTGCAGAACGATTCATCCAACGAATCGCTTGTTCAACGTTGGGTAGGAATAGGCCCGAATGAAGTTAATCAGTCAATTAAATTCCTCGATACCGATATCGCGCTTTCCTACATATAACCAAATAGGTTATTTGTTGCCTCTCCCTCACAAATAGAAAGGTAGCGATAATGAATTTCGACAAGCTGATTGATGATGTGATCGCCATAGAAGGCGACTATTCGAACCATCCGGAAGATCGCGGCGGCCCTACCCGCTGGGGCGTCACCGAAACAGTTGCCCGGCGCAATGGTTATAAGGGTGACATGCGGCATTTCCCCTATGAGGAAGCTGTTGCCATATATAAGCGCAACTATTGGCTCCGTCCGGGCTTTGACAAAATCGCCACTCACGCACCGCGGCTGGCGGAAGAACTATTCGATACCGGCATCAATATGGGCCCAGCCATCGCTGTTGGCTTTTTGCAACGTTCACTCAACGCACTGAATCGCAACGGCCGGGATTTTGCCGATATTCAAGCAGACGGAAAAATCGGACCGCGAACGATCAACGCATTGGAACGGTTTTTAGCGAAGCGCGGATCAGGTGGCGAAACTGTTTTGCTGAAAGCCGTCGAAGCACTCCAAGGCGCGAGATATATAAAATTGGCCGAACAGCGGCCAGCCAATGAAGCTTTTCTCTATGGCTGGCTGGCCAATCGGATCGGATAAAATTGGACGAAAATTTCCCCGCAATGAACCCTGTGAATTTTGTGAACTTCGTATCCAAGCAAGATGCGCGATCGGTCATTGCAATGCCCCCTTCCCTCTCTTTTAAAAGGAACCCATTCATGTCTTTGCTTTCCACCCTCATCGGCCCCATTTCAAAAATCATCGACAAGATCATTCCTGACAAGCAGGCTCGTGATCTTGCCAAGCTGGAACTTCTGAAACTCGAAGGCAGCCAGGAATTGGAGCAAGTCCGGGTCCAAATGTCAGCAATATTGGCCGAAGCGCAGTCAGCTGATCCCTGGACCAGCCGCGCGCGCCCCAGCTTTCTCTATGTCATGTATCTTTTACTGCTCTGGTCGATACCCATGGGTTTAATTGCCGCTATCAGACCTGAGACGGCCCAGAATATCGCCAGTGGCATGAACGCTTATCTGGCTGGCATTCCCGAACCGCTCTATGCCTTATTTGGAACGGGCTATCTCGGCTATACGGTTGCACGACAGTGGGGAAAAATTCGCGGTGCGGAAAAATAGGTGGAAAATCAACAGAGAATCAGGGTGATTCACTGCCCAAATCTTGGGCAATTAACTATTTTACTGCCTAAGAAATCCACAATTTCAGCCATTTTTTGCAATAACACACAAATAGGCTTGCCATGGCTATATCTTTGAAGATAGAGGGGAAAGTCTAGTTCATTCCAAAGGGGATATTTTAATGTCTAACGAAACAAGTTTCCGCAAAATGCTGGCAGTAGCCGGTGGTCTTGCTCTGGCTGTTCCTGCTCTTTCAGCATGTGCTGAGCAAGCTGAAGATGCCGCTGCTGCTGCAGAATGTGCCGCTGAATGTGCTGCATGTGCTGCTGGCGAAGCTGCATGTGCTGCTGGTTGCGCTGCTGACGCTGCTGGTTGTGCTGCTGCATGTGCCGCTGGTTGTGCTGCTGACGCTGCTGGTTGTGCCGCTGACGCTGCTGCATGTGCTGCTGGCGATGCCGCTTGTGCTGCTGCAGATGCAGTTACCGAGTAAGCTTAAGCTTATTCAGCATTGGAAAATGCATTAGAAAAGCTGTTTGAGCTTACAGGCCAGATAGCTAAAGAGGGCGTCTCGCTAGTACCCAGAGTGGTACCGGCAGACGCCCCTTTCGTTCAATATCAACATTATCCAAAAGGCGACTGTGTTGCACCCGGCAACAAGTCTCGCTGGTTTTACCATGCGCACAAGCCTGAGGAGAGGGAAGAGGGCGAGCACGGCCATTTCCACATGTTCCTGCCGCTCGACATGTTCAAAGGCGTCGATGCGCTTTATGAACCGCCTAAGAAATTGCCCAATGGCAAACCGACCCAAGGCGTCGTCCATTTTGGCGCGCTCAGCTTTGGTCTGGACGGCATGCCGCTTAGCTGGTTCACGACCAACTATTGGGTCACCTATGAATATTTCATGCCCGCCGATGCGATTGCATCGCGGCTCAAGCTCTTTTCCATGAAAAAAGCACCGGGCGATCCCCTGGTCAACGACTGGCTCACCGCCGCTGTTGCCGTTTTCCATGATCCGATTATCGAGATGCTCGAAGATCGCGACAAGCTGCTAGCCGAGAAAAAAGCAGAATTGGGCGACGCCGTTTTCGAAAATAAATCGGTTGAGATCATGTCACGCAAAGCCTTCGACTTATAGGTCAAACGCCAAGCATTTTAGCCATTGCTCCGCCATTATACCGTTGATATCCGGCGTAGCCGCAAACGCAGCCGCTTTTCTGAGATCACGCACCAACTTATCATATTCAATATCCTGACCGGCCGCATCCGGGATTCTCAGAATATAAGAGGGATGAACGGTAACAAGCAGATGTCGGTTCGCTGCAAGCGGTAAAATAGCACCTCGCGTCCGGGAGATGGAAAGCGAGCGCCCGGTAAGGGCTCTTACCGCCGTTGCTCCCAACGCCAGTATGATTCTGGGCTTTATCAGCTTAGTCTCCTGCTCCAACCACCACCGATAATATTTAATATCGGCCGGTGACGGGGTCTGATGAATTCGTCGCTTTCCGTGCTGTACATATTTGAAACGCTTTACGGCATTTGTAAGATACAGATGCTTCCGATCGATAGCCGCATCACCAAGCGCACGATCCAGCAATTCTCCGGCCGGGCCAATAAAGGGGCGCCCTCGCCTATCTTCCTGATCGCCTGGCTGCTCTCCGACAACAACGATGCCACAGTCAGCTCGCCCCTCACCCAATACCGCTTGCACGGAGAAATTATCACCATAATCGGCTGTGCGAACCGCCATTTCTTTGTTCAACTCGCTCAGCGAATCCGGTGTCCAATGCCCTTCCTCAACGGCTTGGCCTGTCAAGGCGCTGATATCCGTTTCTCGATCCAGCATTTTTTGAACCTGACTGCCGGATTGTCGCACCAAAGACGGAATCAGCTCAGCTTCCGGTAAGTTATGCCAGTATTTCATAGGCATTTCTGATTTCATGGCCTGTGTTTTCAACCGCGCCGGGTTGAATATATTGCGATAATAGGACCGCCATTCTTCTTCGATCACATCTTCCTGCGCAAAATCCTGTTTGCAACCACCGGCACCGGAGATAAGATTTTCTCCGTCCCAGGCAATGCTGGCATCCGGCGAAGCGATGATCCAGTCCATCCCGGTAAAACGATTGCGAAAAAAGGGACCAACCGCTTCCACAATATGATGTTCAGGTTCAAACCATGCGATAAATTGCTCCCGGTTTCCTCGTGTTCCTACTTTACGAAACCGAACAAAGGCATGCATCTTGTGGATATCCCGCCGCACGGATTTCTCGTAACTCTGGAGCTTCCGAACATCGGCGTCCGCAGGATTGCGATAAAGCTTCGGTGTCTTTTGCATTCGAAAAAGCAATCGATAAGCGAGCGCGAACCGGTCTTCGTTCTTATGCAATAGCGCGGTATTGATAAGCTGCAAGAAAGCCCTATCAATCCTGATTTCCGAAGATGGGCGGTTGGCTGGCCGCGCTTGTTGATGCGTTACCTCTCCAAAGTCGAGTTCACCCATTCCAGCGCGATTCCTCACTGACCAAACCAGCTGACCGGGTTCTGTTCCGCGTTGAATCATCGCACGCGCTTGATCGCGCCAACCTTGGATATCGGTCTCGCTTTCCAAAACGATGCGATGCGTATCAGTCAGTGGCTGCATATTCCGCATATCAGACGGCAAACAGATTCAGTTGCTCTGCCGGCGGTTTCAAACGATCATATAAATTGAGCGAGTCCAATTGTTTGCCCGGATGCCAGTCCGTCGCCACGACAAATGGCAGGATTTTCTTCACAGACTGACAGATGCGTTCCAAATCCTGCAACCGCAGTGCAGAGAACCGCCGCGCGCGCAAAATCTTGCCCACCCCCGTGGTACCAAGCCCAGGGACCCGCAACAGGCTCTCCTTATCTGCCAAGTTGACATTGACCGGAAATTTATCGCGATTTTGTAGAGCCCAGGCCAGTTTGGGATCTATTGTAAGATCCAGATGTCCGTGGTTCGCTCCGGTCATAATATCGGCAACCGAAAAGCCGTAGAAACGCAACAGCCAGTCCGCCTGATAGAGCCGGTGCTCACGCAGCAATGGCGGCGACTTTAGGGGCAGTCCACCGCTTGCATCGGGTATCGGGCTGAATGCAGAATAATAGACCCGCTTCAGACCGTAACGACCATAGAGACCGCTGCTTGTCGTCAATATCTTCCCATCATCAGAAGGGTCCGCGCCAATGATCATCTGTGTGCTGTGCCCGCCAGGCGAAAAAACAGGCGCCTTTCGAGACGTCTTACGCTCTGCCTTCGCTTCGCCTATCCGCTTGCCCAATCCGGCCATGGTTTTGCGGATCAATGTTCCGCTTTTTTCCGGAGCCAATCGCGCGATGGATTTGTCATCCGGCAATTCGATATTGATTGATAGCCGATCTGCATAGCGACCAGCCTCTTTCAGCAGTTCAGAATCCGCTTCCGGAATTGTCTTGAGATGTATATAGCCGCCAAAACGATGCACCTTGCGCAGGCGCCGCGCCACCTCGACCAATTGCTCCATCGTGTAGTCAGGGCTGCGAATAATCCCCGATGATAGGAACAAGCCTTCAATATAATTGCGCTTGTAAAAATCGAGTGTCAGATCGACCACGTCCTGAACGGTGAAAGCAGCCCTTCGAACGTTGCTGGATGACCTGTTGACGCAATAGAGGCAATCAAACATGCAATAGTTGGTCAACAATATTTTGAGCAAGGATATGCAGCGGCCATCTGGCGCATAGCTGTGACAGATGCCCATACCGCCCGTAGAACCGATACCTCCCGTTTTTCGTGAATTACGCTTGGTGGATCCACTGGATGCGCAAGAGGCATCATATTTCGCGGCGTCGGCCAATATGGCGAGTTTTTGCGTTCTAGAGAGCTTTGACATGATCTACTCATATCAAATGTTCTATTTTTGTTCTATATTAATTTGCAATCATTTGCACATTTTGTGGCCGATACCCTCGCTCAAACCGGTTAACAACGCAGCTATTCCGCCTCGGTGCTGAGGCCCAGCTGCGGAATACCAATTGACCGTCTTCCGCCAAAGTCTGCACGGACCACGACAGCACCTTGCTTTTCCATATATTCGATCAACCTGCGGACGCGGCCTGGAGAACGCGTACCATACGCTCGGCCTAGCGCTTCGTCATCTGGACAAGGACTGCCTTCCATGGCAGCGCGCGCGATTTGCAAGAATGGCGCGGCCATATCCTCGGGCAAATGTTCAGCGGCTTTCAGGATTTCAGCCCAACGTGGTTCGGTAGGATCGACTATTCCTCCTTTTGCCAGAGCAAAGCGACGCCGAAACTCAGCCAGTTCCAATGGCACTTTGGCAAGCTGTTGCATGCGGCATCGAACCGAGAAATCCTGATAAAGCAAAGCATCGGGCTGATAGGCGCTGTTAGTATCAGCCAGCATTTCCTGCAAAACATCAGCAATAATTGCTTCAACATCAGGTCTGTCAGACGCTTCTACATCACCCTCATCATCTATTGCCGTTGCGGCTTCGATGGCGGGCTCAGGCGAAGCAATCTGGCGCATCAACTCCTCTGCGGCCACTGGCTCCGGCTCCGGTTCATACTGCACGGGTGCCGGATCCGTTTCCATTTCTGCAAAAAGCATGGACCGCAAATTCTCCGGCTCAGCCTCGGGCATCGGCAAAAGACTGTGCGTTCCCATACGCGCACTCGTTTTCGTTGGGCCGATTTTCATGGAAATTGGCCGCCGCGATATGGCAGGACCGAGGCCTAGAAAACATCCGCGCTCCAAATCCCTGATCCGCTCGGCTTGCCGGCGTTCCATACCCAATAAATCAGCGGCACGGGCCATATCGATATCCAGAAACGTGCGTCCCATCAGGAAGTTGCTGGCCTCTGCGGCGACATTTTTTGCTAATTTCGCAAGTCTTTGAGTCGCGATGGCACCGGCAAGACCCCGTTTACGTCCGCGGCACATTAAATTGGTCATGGCGCCAAGACTGGCTCGGCGCACGGCATCCGGCACATCACCGGACACCGCAGGAGCAAACATTTGCGCTTCATCGACCACAACCAACGCAGGATACCAATGGTCGCGCGGCGCATCGAACATCGCATTTAAGAAAGTCGCTGCGCAAGTCATTTGCGCCTCAAGCTCCAGGACCTCCAAATTCAATATGATCGAAGCACGATGCTCTCTTATGCGCGCGCCCATTGTTTCAATTTCGCGTTCATTATAGTCTCCGGCATCGATAACGACATGATTATAGGCATCAGCCAAAGTGGCGAAATCACCTTCGGGATCGATGATGACCTGCTGAACAAGATGCGCGCTTTCTTCAAGCAAACGGCGTAGAAGGTGGGATTTTCCGGACCCCGAATTGCCTTGCACCAGAAGCCGCGTCGCCAGCAGCTCTTCGATGTTAATATGCACGGATTGCCCCGTGTCATCTCTTCCAATTTCTATACCGGCGTTCACGTGCTCGCCCTACCGAGAAGGGTCTGGCCTTGCAACCGATGGAACAGACCCAGCCAAATAAATTGCGACTTTGTTGCGAATAAACTGGGGATAGATTAGGGCAAGCCCGATGGACTTTGATGATCAATTGCAGCGCTATTTCGGCACCACAGACCTCTCCACCGTACAAGCAGAGGCCTTGAATGCCGGGCTTGAACGGATGCGCGTTGATTTGGGATTGGAAACCGACCGTGGTCGGCGCTTCGCTTTATGGGCTGTCCTGTACATGCTTGGATCTGCACCAGATCTCGACAGCAGTTTCGAGGACGAGGCCGATCGCAACACGGCGCGTGACTTCATGGATTTAATGGACCGCGCCCAGGAAAACTGATTGCCCCGGTGCCAGTAGACACAGTCAGACCGATCAACTTCGACATAAATAGGGATCATTACGGATAACCGAACTGAGTGCCAGGGACCATATTTGCGGGATCACTCCTTCCCCACAACTTGATCCAGAGGAAATCCGCTATGTCAGTTTCGATAAAAGACGCAACAACAACACATTATGATGGAAGCCATGATCTAATCCTGAGCGAAAATGTCCCGCTTACCACCAATAGCGGCTTTGAATTTCATGTGCGCCCGGTTCATCCTGACGACAAAGAAGCCCTGAAGGAATTTTTCGCCAAGGTTTCCAAGGAAGACCTACGCTTTCGCTTTTTGTCAGCAATGCCAAAAGTCAGTGATTCAATTCTCGACGATATGATCAATGTCGATCATGATCATAAGGAGGACTATATCGCCCTCGACATTGATGACAAAACCATCATCGCCAGTGCCATGATTGGAGCCAATACCGATCGCTCAGAGGCAGAAGTCGCGATTGTCACACGCTCTGATTATAAACATCGCGGTATGAGTTGGACGTTCCTGGAATATGTTACCAACGAAGCAAGGCGAAGCGGTATCAAGAAGCTGCAATCTATAGAAAGCCGGGATAATCACGAGGCCATCGAACTGGAACGCGAAATGGGCTTTACGGCCAAAAGCTATCCTGGTGATGCGACGCTGATGTTGCTGGAATTCGATCTTACCACCAGCAAGACGGACGCCTGAACACAGGCAATCACCGACAATGCCATCGGGGCTTGTCCAAAAGCACGTCCCGATGGCTTCTATTCAAGCATGTTATGCGTCGTGCTTTTCTAGCATCTTGGCCAAGGGTTCTGCCTCATGTGGGCCAAAAGCTTTGGCAATTTCGGCGAGTAACTTCTTGCTGGTATCGGATCGAAGATTTTGACGGATCACCCCCAACGCTCGTGGCGCGGCAACCAGCACAAGACCCACTTTGGAATCCCGCGCAATCTGGTCGATGCGCTCAGCAGCCTCCCGCGAGAAACGATCTTCGGCCTGTTGATGCAGATCGGTCTGTTCATAAGCCCCTTTGCGCGGACTGGTACTTTGTGAGCTCCGACCAGGTCGGTCCGTGCCTAATTCGGACGATCGAGGTGATGGGTTTTGCTGCTCTTCAACAAGTTCCAGCACCGGTTTAAATGCTTCTCCAACATTGCGAAAAATAGACATTCTTGATCCATCGACAGCGACGATCAAACTACCATTGCGTATTAGCACATTTTATTCCTGTATTTGGGTTCGGCTATATTTGCGTTTGTAAGCTTTACCATCAAATTCTACACACAGATACAGCCTGTTACAAATTCTATTGCTATCACATCAAATTACGATGACTGGGGTCGTTGCTGCGATAGGTATTGTTACGGATAATGAACTAAATGTGCCCGATATCGAGGCCAAACAGACCCAAAAGCCGTCCTCTCCGAACAAATACGTAAGGACACTGTGCATCGGTCATGGAAATGAGATTGTCTGGTTTTGGCCGGTTTTCAAACTCGCCATCCGCAGACTTACGTAAGTCAGTGCTGCACAGGCTTGGCAATGGCTGTTTCGCCAGCTTCGGCGGCAAATCCGATCCGTAGGGCTTCGGCGAGACTGCGGACCCGCAATTTTTCCATCATGTTGGCACGATATATTTCCACGGTGCGCGGCGAAATACCGAGATCATAAGCAATCGTCTTGTTGGGATAGCCAGTCATCAAGCCGTCCAGTACATCACGCTCCCGCCCCGTCAGGCATGCGAGACGAACCTTTGCTTCAGACGAGGCCATTTCTTTAAGTTCGCTATTTTCGATACGCTCAA
This DNA window, taken from Parasphingorhabdus litoris DSM 22379, encodes the following:
- a CDS encoding acyl-CoA dehydrogenase family protein codes for the protein MNFDFSDDQKFLRDEARKFLEAQCTSAHVRAVLDDDGMSHNDEVWQKIVEMGWLGAAIPEEYGGLGLGMLELCVIAEELGRVLAPVPFGSSAYFFAETIKLAGSDEQKAEWLPKVADGSIVGCLATTEGPGALSASNVHTTAKDGVLSGTKVPVTDGDIATHAVVLAKEGSGAGLYVVALDQDGVSRTSLKTIEPTRSHAEITFNNASATRLVPQEGNGLKPYEGNGMVLLEQIMDRAAVLLAFEQLGGASRCLEMATDYAKERHAFGRPIGGNQAIKHKLADIYVKNEVARSNAYYGAWALSTDAAELPEAAAAARVAASEAFWFASKENIQTHGGMGFTWEVDCHLYYRRAKLLAVQAGSPAVWKEKLVSALETKNAA
- a CDS encoding glycoside hydrolase family 108 protein — encoded protein: MNFDKLIDDVIAIEGDYSNHPEDRGGPTRWGVTETVARRNGYKGDMRHFPYEEAVAIYKRNYWLRPGFDKIATHAPRLAEELFDTGINMGPAIAVGFLQRSLNALNRNGRDFADIQADGKIGPRTINALERFLAKRGSGGETVLLKAVEALQGARYIKLAEQRPANEAFLYGWLANRIG
- a CDS encoding holin family protein, producing the protein MSLLSTLIGPISKIIDKIIPDKQARDLAKLELLKLEGSQELEQVRVQMSAILAEAQSADPWTSRARPSFLYVMYLLLLWSIPMGLIAAIRPETAQNIASGMNAYLAGIPEPLYALFGTGYLGYTVARQWGKIRGAEK
- a CDS encoding DUF6969 family protein — protein: MENALEKLFELTGQIAKEGVSLVPRVVPADAPFVQYQHYPKGDCVAPGNKSRWFYHAHKPEEREEGEHGHFHMFLPLDMFKGVDALYEPPKKLPNGKPTQGVVHFGALSFGLDGMPLSWFTTNYWVTYEYFMPADAIASRLKLFSMKKAPGDPLVNDWLTAAVAVFHDPIIEMLEDRDKLLAEKKAELGDAVFENKSVEIMSRKAFDL
- a CDS encoding UdgX family uracil-DNA binding protein (This protein belongs to the uracil DNA glycosylase superfamily, members of which act in excision repair of DNA. However, it belongs more specifically to UdgX branch, whose founding member was found to bind uracil in DNA (where it does not belong), without cleaving it, appears to promote DNA repair by a pathway involving RecA, rather than base excision.) is translated as MRNMQPLTDTHRIVLESETDIQGWRDQARAMIQRGTEPGQLVWSVRNRAGMGELDFGEVTHQQARPANRPSSEIRIDRAFLQLINTALLHKNEDRFALAYRLLFRMQKTPKLYRNPADADVRKLQSYEKSVRRDIHKMHAFVRFRKVGTRGNREQFIAWFEPEHHIVEAVGPFFRNRFTGMDWIIASPDASIAWDGENLISGAGGCKQDFAQEDVIEEEWRSYYRNIFNPARLKTQAMKSEMPMKYWHNLPEAELIPSLVRQSGSQVQKMLDRETDISALTGQAVEEGHWTPDSLSELNKEMAVRTADYGDNFSVQAVLGEGRADCGIVVVGEQPGDQEDRRGRPFIGPAGELLDRALGDAAIDRKHLYLTNAVKRFKYVQHGKRRIHQTPSPADIKYYRWWLEQETKLIKPRIILALGATAVRALTGRSLSISRTRGAILPLAANRHLLVTVHPSYILRIPDAAGQDIEYDKLVRDLRKAAAFAATPDINGIMAEQWLKCLAFDL
- a CDS encoding putative DNA modification/repair radical SAM protein, with amino-acid sequence MSKLSRTQKLAILADAAKYDASCASSGSTKRNSRKTGGIGSTGGMGICHSYAPDGRCISLLKILLTNYCMFDCLYCVNRSSSNVRRAAFTVQDVVDLTLDFYKRNYIEGLFLSSGIIRSPDYTMEQLVEVARRLRKVHRFGGYIHLKTIPEADSELLKEAGRYADRLSINIELPDDKSIARLAPEKSGTLIRKTMAGLGKRIGEAKAERKTSRKAPVFSPGGHSTQMIIGADPSDDGKILTTSSGLYGRYGLKRVYYSAFSPIPDASGGLPLKSPPLLREHRLYQADWLLRFYGFSVADIMTGANHGHLDLTIDPKLAWALQNRDKFPVNVNLADKESLLRVPGLGTTGVGKILRARRFSALRLQDLERICQSVKKILPFVVATDWHPGKQLDSLNLYDRLKPPAEQLNLFAV
- a CDS encoding ATP-binding protein, yielding MNAGIEIGRDDTGQSVHINIEELLATRLLVQGNSGSGKSHLLRRLLEESAHLVQQVIIDPEGDFATLADAYNHVVIDAGDYNEREIETMGARIREHRASIILNLEVLELEAQMTCAATFLNAMFDAPRDHWYPALVVVDEAQMFAPAVSGDVPDAVRRASLGAMTNLMCRGRKRGLAGAIATQRLAKLAKNVAAEASNFLMGRTFLDIDMARAADLLGMERRQAERIRDLERGCFLGLGPAISRRPISMKIGPTKTSARMGTHSLLPMPEAEPENLRSMLFAEMETDPAPVQYEPEPEPVAAEELMRQIASPEPAIEAATAIDDEGDVEASDRPDVEAIIADVLQEMLADTNSAYQPDALLYQDFSVRCRMQQLAKVPLELAEFRRRFALAKGGIVDPTEPRWAEILKAAEHLPEDMAAPFLQIARAAMEGSPCPDDEALGRAYGTRSPGRVRRLIEYMEKQGAVVVRADFGGRRSIGIPQLGLSTEAE
- a CDS encoding GNAT family N-acetyltransferase; this encodes MSVSIKDATTTHYDGSHDLILSENVPLTTNSGFEFHVRPVHPDDKEALKEFFAKVSKEDLRFRFLSAMPKVSDSILDDMINVDHDHKEDYIALDIDDKTIIASAMIGANTDRSEAEVAIVTRSDYKHRGMSWTFLEYVTNEARRSGIKKLQSIESRDNHEAIELEREMGFTAKSYPGDATLMLLEFDLTTSKTDA
- a CDS encoding baeRF12 domain-containing protein; translated protein: MSIFRNVGEAFKPVLELVEEQQNPSPRSSELGTDRPGRSSQSTSPRKGAYEQTDLHQQAEDRFSREAAERIDQIARDSKVGLVLVAAPRALGVIRQNLRSDTSKKLLAEIAKAFGPHEAEPLAKMLEKHDA